In Alkalihalobacterium alkalinitrilicum, a genomic segment contains:
- a CDS encoding antibiotic biosynthesis monooxygenase family protein, translating into MYVVMNELHVPKQAKEHLSERFGKSSENMKNVPGCLEFLFLDNENEEGKQVVFTKWETKEDYEAWLNSDAFKRAHQEKRESKEKGPSTGNELNAYRVIHHT; encoded by the coding sequence ATGTACGTAGTAATGAATGAGCTTCATGTACCGAAACAAGCAAAGGAACATTTATCTGAGCGTTTTGGGAAGAGCTCAGAAAACATGAAGAATGTACCAGGTTGCTTAGAGTTCTTGTTTCTTGATAATGAGAATGAAGAAGGAAAACAAGTTGTATTTACAAAGTGGGAAACGAAAGAAGACTATGAGGCATGGTTAAATAGTGATGCATTTAAACGTGCGCATCAAGAAAAACGGGAGTCAAAAGAAAAGGGACCATCTACAGGGAACGAACTAAACGCTTACCGTGTGATTCATCATACCTAA
- a CDS encoding DUF5366 family protein — translation MKNTYITSHFPLFSILIYSTSLALFTQGYIVDQLQVLGIYDGMMEFFSESGIKLTLLFLLLLFSFMLFSALKLLSDTVVQLSLLFFSRDEKGDELKKIRSGTWIYLVSSVVALFFFHSVVVIIIVFISATFLYFVFFLYKLSDFLTPLSMFGLIMFHLLFWFSLVMAVTYAFIKLYNSFIASLPL, via the coding sequence ATGAAAAACACGTATATAACAAGTCATTTCCCTTTGTTTTCAATTTTAATTTATAGCACATCCCTTGCGCTATTTACTCAAGGGTATATTGTTGATCAATTGCAAGTACTTGGTATATATGATGGGATGATGGAGTTTTTTTCGGAAAGTGGTATTAAACTGACTTTATTATTCTTGTTATTATTATTTTCCTTCATGTTATTTTCAGCTTTAAAATTATTATCAGATACGGTTGTCCAACTTTCGCTTTTGTTTTTTTCTCGTGATGAAAAAGGAGATGAATTAAAGAAAATTCGCTCTGGCACTTGGATTTATTTAGTATCAAGTGTTGTTGCTTTATTCTTTTTCCATTCTGTCGTTGTAATTATCATAGTATTTATTAGTGCTACGTTCTTATATTTTGTTTTCTTTTTATATAAATTAAGTGATTTTTTAACACCATTAAGTATGTTCGGATTAATAATGTTCCATTTATTGTTTTGGTTTAGTCTGGTTATGGCGGTCACTTACGCATTCATCAAGCTCTACAATAGTTTTATTGCTAGCTTACCCTTATAA
- the trmL gene encoding tRNA (uridine(34)/cytosine(34)/5-carboxymethylaminomethyluridine(34)-2'-O)-methyltransferase TrmL, giving the protein MGLHIVLYQPEIPANTGNIARTCAGTNTSLHLIRPLGFSTDDKMLKRAGCDYWPNVKINYYDSIEELFNLFPNGLFYFIETVGTKNYTEFDYSDEEKDIFFVFGRETTGLPNELLEGRKKYCLRIPQTEKIRSLNLSNTAAIVIYEAIRQQGFRGLL; this is encoded by the coding sequence GTGGGATTACATATTGTTTTATATCAACCTGAAATACCTGCAAATACGGGGAATATTGCAAGAACGTGTGCAGGGACTAATACATCATTACATTTAATTCGACCATTAGGCTTTTCAACAGATGATAAAATGCTAAAACGTGCAGGTTGTGATTATTGGCCTAACGTTAAAATAAATTATTATGACTCGATTGAAGAGCTTTTTAATCTATTCCCGAACGGTCTATTTTATTTTATTGAAACTGTCGGTACGAAAAATTATACCGAGTTTGACTACAGTGATGAAGAAAAGGATATATTCTTTGTATTTGGTCGGGAAACGACTGGGTTACCTAATGAGTTATTAGAAGGACGAAAAAAATATTGTTTGCGAATTCCACAAACAGAAAAAATTCGTTCGTTAAACCTTTCAAATACCGCGGCTATTGTTATTTATGAGGCGATTCGTCAACAGGGTTTTCGTGGATTATTATAA
- a CDS encoding M20 metallopeptidase family protein — translation MKLNLKGEGKKHIQEIIKLRRHFHQYPELSGEEFETSKKVQEKLREYNIPFTTGYAKTGILGVIEGGRPGKTVALRADMDALPITEETNLPYASKKKGTMHACGHDAHVAMLLGTARLLNETKDKLSGKVLLVFQPSEEITPIGGAGPMLEDQVFAEHTPDVIFAQHVWPDLPVGQVGVLPGPMMGASDRFIVEIEGSGGHASMPHQTVDAIIVANSVIGNLQTIVSRNVNPVDSAVLTIGRIEGGYRYNVVADKVTFEGTIRTFKNKTKQMVKERFQSIVQGVTDSMGAKAKIEYYDGYPATVNDEQWANHIKRTSQQLLGPNSTPVVEPCLGGEDFSRFLLKYPGAYFWLGTAIPGVIKQNPLHDPMFMLNESAIQIGMELMAQIAIDALNHFQVEVEQSELQSVLGKVANFQ, via the coding sequence ATGAAATTAAACTTAAAAGGTGAAGGTAAGAAACATATACAGGAAATAATTAAGTTAAGACGACATTTTCATCAGTATCCAGAATTGAGTGGTGAGGAATTTGAAACCTCAAAAAAAGTGCAAGAAAAACTAAGAGAATATAATATTCCTTTTACAACTGGCTATGCCAAAACGGGAATTTTAGGTGTTATTGAAGGGGGGCGTCCAGGTAAAACAGTAGCTTTACGAGCCGATATGGATGCTTTACCAATTACAGAAGAAACAAATCTTCCTTATGCATCAAAGAAAAAAGGGACTATGCATGCATGTGGACATGATGCTCATGTTGCCATGCTTTTAGGGACAGCTCGCCTATTGAACGAAACAAAAGATAAGCTTTCAGGAAAGGTACTCCTTGTTTTTCAACCATCTGAAGAAATTACACCAATAGGTGGGGCAGGTCCAATGTTGGAAGATCAAGTATTTGCTGAGCATACCCCAGATGTTATTTTTGCCCAACACGTATGGCCTGACTTACCTGTTGGACAAGTGGGTGTTCTACCTGGTCCAATGATGGGAGCTTCCGATCGATTTATAGTTGAAATTGAAGGATCTGGTGGACATGCTAGCATGCCACATCAAACTGTGGATGCGATCATCGTCGCTAATTCGGTCATTGGAAACTTACAAACCATTGTCAGTCGTAATGTAAACCCTGTTGACTCTGCTGTTTTAACGATAGGTAGAATCGAAGGTGGATACCGTTACAACGTGGTTGCAGACAAAGTTACCTTTGAGGGAACGATACGAACATTTAAAAATAAAACTAAACAAATGGTAAAAGAACGATTTCAGTCCATTGTTCAAGGCGTGACTGATTCGATGGGAGCCAAAGCTAAGATTGAGTATTATGATGGTTATCCTGCAACAGTAAATGACGAACAATGGGCTAACCATATTAAACGAACCTCACAACAACTATTAGGTCCTAACTCAACTCCTGTAGTAGAGCCTTGCTTAGGGGGTGAGGACTTTAGCCGTTTCCTTTTAAAATATCCTGGGGCCTATTTTTGGTTAGGAACAGCGATTCCTGGAGTGATAAAGCAAAACCCATTACATGATCCCATGTTTATGTTGAATGAAAGTGCAATACAAATCGGAATGGAATTAATGGCACAAATTGCCATAGATGCACTTAACCATTTTCAGGTAGAAGTAGAACAGTCTGAACTTCAATCTGTGCTAGGGAAAGTTGCTAATTTTCAGTAA
- a CDS encoding Ig-like domain-containing protein, which yields MKIWSLTLLILTLYVLSITTEAKAQTTPLFKVEYEEADPKKPFNEGNVFKPLGVYQDVPNNKTWSFTFNDNINSATIAPNSLYVLDATGTKVDSLIINDNEQTITVLPPPNRYLEGETYSIYFTSKLKSSTGVPLLNNYQLKFSVGYSENLISDPEDEFKYNIPIETSIIKTYKSQSNESIKEFDIVNINGKQEHFESPMVSSFDQTFIYTPNSFYAKIKEMMIRKYTPPVYY from the coding sequence ATGAAGATATGGTCCTTAACGCTTCTAATTCTCACTTTATACGTTTTATCTATTACAACAGAAGCAAAAGCTCAAACTACCCCCTTATTTAAAGTTGAATATGAGGAAGCCGATCCGAAGAAACCATTCAACGAAGGTAATGTATTTAAACCATTAGGAGTTTATCAAGATGTACCTAATAATAAGACTTGGTCGTTTACTTTTAATGACAACATTAATTCGGCCACTATCGCTCCTAACAGTCTCTATGTTCTCGATGCTACCGGAACTAAAGTCGACAGTTTAATCATTAACGATAATGAACAAACAATCACTGTTTTACCACCGCCTAATCGTTATCTAGAAGGTGAGACATATAGTATTTATTTTACTTCGAAGTTAAAATCCAGCACAGGGGTTCCTTTATTAAATAATTATCAATTAAAGTTTTCAGTAGGCTACTCAGAAAACTTAATTTCAGATCCCGAAGATGAGTTTAAATATAACATTCCAATTGAAACTTCAATTATCAAAACTTATAAAAGTCAATCTAATGAATCCATTAAAGAATTTGATATTGTAAATATAAACGGTAAACAGGAACATTTTGAGAGTCCTATGGTTTCCAGTTTTGATCAAACATTTATTTACACCCCTAATTCTTTCTACGCAAAGATAAAAGAGATGATGATTAGAAAGTATACACCCCCAGTCTACTATTGA
- a CDS encoding PrkA family serine protein kinase, giving the protein MDILGRIRYHREEEEKLHWRGTFAEYLQIIRETPQVAQTAHSRVYNMIKDAGVEEVNGKKEYKFFSDQIYGVEESIEKLVEEYFHSAAKRLDVRKRILLLMGPVSGGKSTLVTMLKRGLEQYTRTDAGAVYAIAGCPMHEDPLHLIPQHLREEFYEEYGIKIEGNLSPLNMMRVEKEYGGRIEDVLIERIFLSEDKRIGVGTFSPSDPKSQDIADLTGSIDFSTIAEYGSESDPRAYRFDGELNKANRGIMEFQEMLKCDEKFLWHLLSLTQEGNFKAGRFALISADELIVAHTNESEYKSFIANKKNEALHSRMIVMKIPYNLKVSEEERIYKKMIRDSDISNVHIAPHALRIAAIFTILTRLKEPKKQSVDIVKKMKLYDGEIVEGFNSQDLEELKKEYPDEGMTGIDPRYVINRISSAIIRKEMTSINALDVLRSIKEGLDQHASINKEDRERYIDFISIARKEYDDIAKKEVQKAFVYSYDESAKTLMDNYLDNVEAYCNKNKLHDPLTGDEMSPDEKLMRSIEEQIGISENAKKAFREEILIRISAYARKGKKFDYNSHERLREAIQKKLFADLKDIVKITTSTKTPDESQLKKVNEVIARLIDEHGYNSVSANELLRYVGSLLNR; this is encoded by the coding sequence ATGGATATTTTAGGTAGGATTAGATACCACCGGGAAGAAGAAGAGAAACTACATTGGCGCGGTACATTTGCTGAGTACTTACAGATCATTAGGGAAACTCCACAGGTTGCTCAAACGGCACATTCACGTGTTTACAATATGATTAAAGACGCAGGTGTTGAAGAAGTAAATGGCAAGAAAGAATACAAGTTTTTTAGTGATCAAATCTATGGGGTGGAAGAATCAATTGAAAAATTGGTAGAAGAGTATTTTCACTCTGCTGCTAAGCGCTTAGATGTACGTAAACGAATATTGTTATTAATGGGGCCAGTTAGTGGAGGTAAATCGACACTAGTAACTATGCTAAAGCGCGGATTAGAACAATATACGCGTACAGATGCTGGGGCAGTATATGCGATTGCAGGATGTCCGATGCATGAAGATCCGCTTCACTTAATTCCACAGCATTTACGTGAAGAATTCTATGAAGAGTATGGGATTAAGATAGAAGGGAACTTATCGCCACTGAATATGATGCGAGTTGAGAAAGAGTATGGAGGACGCATTGAAGATGTTCTAATTGAAAGAATATTCTTATCTGAAGATAAGCGTATTGGTGTTGGTACGTTTAGTCCTTCAGATCCGAAATCACAAGATATTGCTGATTTAACAGGTAGTATTGACTTCTCTACTATTGCAGAGTACGGGTCAGAATCAGATCCTCGTGCCTATCGATTTGATGGAGAATTAAATAAAGCGAACCGTGGGATCATGGAATTCCAGGAAATGTTAAAGTGTGATGAGAAGTTTTTATGGCACTTGTTGTCTCTTACTCAAGAGGGTAATTTCAAGGCAGGACGCTTTGCACTTATTTCTGCAGATGAACTGATTGTTGCTCATACGAATGAATCAGAGTACAAATCGTTTATAGCAAATAAGAAAAATGAAGCACTTCACTCTCGGATGATTGTTATGAAAATTCCGTATAATCTGAAAGTTTCTGAAGAAGAACGCATCTATAAGAAGATGATAAGAGATAGTGACATTTCAAATGTACACATTGCACCCCACGCTTTAAGAATAGCGGCTATCTTTACTATTTTAACAAGGTTGAAAGAACCGAAAAAGCAAAGTGTAGACATTGTAAAGAAAATGAAGTTATACGATGGGGAAATTGTCGAAGGCTTTAATAGTCAAGACTTAGAAGAGTTGAAGAAGGAATATCCAGATGAAGGTATGACAGGGATTGACCCAAGATATGTCATTAACCGTATTTCCTCGGCAATTATTCGCAAGGAAATGACATCAATCAACGCTTTGGATGTCCTTCGGTCGATTAAAGAAGGTTTAGATCAACATGCGTCGATTAATAAGGAAGACCGTGAGAGATACATTGATTTTATATCAATTGCTAGAAAAGAATATGATGATATTGCGAAGAAAGAAGTCCAAAAGGCATTTGTATATTCATATGATGAATCCGCAAAAACACTTATGGATAACTATTTAGATAATGTAGAGGCTTATTGTAATAAAAATAAGTTGCATGATCCATTAACAGGTGATGAAATGTCACCAGATGAGAAATTAATGCGTTCGATTGAAGAGCAAATTGGAATTTCAGAAAATGCGAAAAAAGCGTTTCGTGAAGAAATTCTTATCCGTATTTCTGCATATGCGAGAAAAGGTAAGAAATTTGATTACAATTCACATGAACGTTTAAGAGAAGCGATTCAGAAGAAGCTCTTTGCTGATTTGAAAGATATTGTTAAAATTACGACATCAACAAAAACTCCAGATGAGTCACAATTGAAGAAGGTAAATGAAGTAATTGCAAGATTAATTGATGAACACGGTTATAATTCGGTATCTGCCAATGAATTACTTCGCTACGTTGGAAGTTTACTAAACAGATAG
- a CDS encoding transglycosylase domain-containing protein, producing MRIGTGFFIITILLFIFSYMLIIVVDEMGKVHSIESVLDEHVNIKEIHLPTNSYIYDRHGNLISEIYNGENRIYLSFEDIPQTIIDAFISTEDRRFFDHKGYDPSAILRAFLTNYKNNSIEEGASTVTQQLVRNIFLSHDQTYDRKLSELLYAYKIEQMYSKEKIIELYINSIFFYNGVYGFEAASQYYFSKSSNELTLAEITFLSAIPNNPSHYNPIQNIENTKLRQKWILQKMLENNTINEGNYAEAIQEEIRLNLSQKVDLFPDYITYVHYELTQLIAEKEGYNEQLAKASPEKKQAVQENLDQRVKTLYEKGIKIDTALDPHIQHKSIQAIQKNISNADIQSSAVVIYHPTHEVVAITGGKNYKKFDFHRGFQAYRQPGSAIKPLLVYAPYIAEYNVSNQSSVNANSFCKNNYCPNNFGGAQYGSVTLETAFKNSYNTPAVRILDQTGIDTSFRYLQTFNFNQVLPQDYGLPAALGGFTHGMSPLELTKAYTTFANNGVYQSSYSIRRVTDLEGNVLYEWQEMSQHVWNQSVNQQMKALLHKVVLEGTGKRANLPSSYIGGKTGTTNSFHDIWFVGIRDDYTAGVWVGKDRPASLQSVYNQGPHLTIWRDIMR from the coding sequence ATGCGGATTGGAACAGGTTTTTTTATTATCACCATCCTATTATTTATTTTTTCATATATGCTTATTATCGTTGTTGATGAAATGGGCAAAGTGCATTCGATTGAATCTGTTTTAGATGAACACGTTAATATAAAAGAAATACATTTACCAACTAACAGTTACATTTATGACCGACATGGAAACCTAATTTCAGAGATCTATAACGGTGAAAATCGCATTTACTTATCTTTTGAAGATATTCCACAAACAATAATTGATGCTTTTATTTCAACAGAAGACCGGCGATTTTTTGACCATAAAGGGTATGACCCTTCTGCAATACTTAGAGCTTTTTTAACAAACTATAAGAACAATAGTATTGAAGAGGGTGCTAGTACGGTCACGCAGCAACTCGTCCGGAACATCTTTCTTTCTCATGATCAAACTTATGATCGTAAACTCAGTGAACTATTATATGCCTATAAAATCGAACAAATGTACAGTAAAGAAAAAATTATAGAACTTTATATAAATTCAATTTTTTTCTATAATGGAGTTTATGGTTTTGAAGCAGCCAGCCAATATTATTTTAGTAAATCAAGCAATGAATTAACTTTAGCTGAGATTACGTTTTTAAGTGCTATACCTAATAATCCATCCCACTACAACCCAATACAAAACATTGAAAATACAAAGTTGAGACAAAAATGGATTTTACAAAAAATGTTGGAAAATAATACTATTAATGAAGGGAATTACGCAGAAGCAATACAAGAAGAGATACGTTTAAACCTTTCACAAAAAGTGGATCTTTTTCCTGACTATATAACTTATGTCCATTATGAATTAACTCAGCTAATAGCCGAAAAAGAAGGCTACAATGAGCAATTAGCCAAGGCTTCTCCTGAAAAAAAGCAGGCAGTACAAGAAAATTTAGATCAGCGAGTCAAAACACTCTATGAGAAAGGAATTAAAATAGATACAGCATTAGACCCTCATATTCAGCATAAGTCCATACAAGCAATCCAGAAAAATATATCAAATGCCGACATTCAAAGTTCAGCAGTAGTGATTTATCACCCTACTCATGAAGTTGTGGCGATTACTGGTGGGAAAAACTATAAAAAATTTGATTTTCACCGCGGCTTTCAAGCCTATCGACAACCTGGGTCTGCCATTAAACCCTTACTTGTTTATGCACCATATATAGCTGAATATAACGTTTCAAACCAAAGTTCAGTGAATGCTAATAGTTTTTGTAAAAATAATTATTGTCCAAATAACTTTGGTGGGGCTCAATACGGTAGTGTCACACTTGAAACAGCCTTTAAAAATTCTTACAATACACCTGCTGTCCGTATCCTTGATCAAACAGGAATTGATACATCATTCCGTTATTTGCAAACATTCAATTTCAATCAAGTCCTACCTCAAGATTATGGTTTACCCGCTGCTCTTGGCGGTTTCACACATGGGATGTCACCTTTAGAATTAACCAAAGCTTATACTACTTTTGCAAATAATGGAGTTTATCAAAGTTCATATAGTATTAGAAGAGTAACGGATCTGGAAGGAAATGTACTTTATGAATGGCAAGAGATGTCCCAACATGTCTGGAATCAAAGTGTCAATCAACAGATGAAGGCACTTCTTCATAAAGTAGTATTGGAAGGAACTGGAAAAAGAGCGAATCTACCTAGCTCATATATTGGGGGGAAAACAGGAACAACCAATTCGTTTCACGACATTTGGTTTGTTGGAATTCGTGATGATTACACAGCTGGAGTCTGGGTCGGAAAAGACCGTCCCGCCTCCCTTCAATCTGTATACAACCAAGGACCCCATCTAACTATTTGGCGTGACATCATGCGTTGA
- a CDS encoding class I adenylate-forming enzyme family protein translates to MNLQNFFEFSVERNLNQTAVIDRKSRLNYYELNEKANRVASSLQKLGLGKQERVMVLLKNRIETVVLFWAIQKLGAIFTPINFRLSREDIMFCIQDIEPKLVIFEDASEYLIMKDMFKERPIFISIHTHSQLADISLLELEEQSTNSYKPVQIREHDIAIIYYTSGTTGVPKGVPRSHRNEYASALAHIVQCQYQILDRTLGVAPLYHVIGLRSLQAVTALNGTYIAMHDFDSYESLQLIDRENVSCLFLTPTMYHDLVFHPYAKEVDFSSLHTLAYSGASMSKELIKKCDELIQPERIVNQYGSTEIYTFTYCPDVRKKPGSAGKPGIHQSIRLINPDHKSRSSTKVVAQGEVGEVIVNMKSPEAFKGYWNRPEITKEIIFEDWYYTGDLGFIDEDGDLTVIGRADDMIISGGENIYPELIEKILVEHPKVEEAVIVGEDDERWGQSVVAYIVPTDQSLSFQELDRFCKYHNHLSSNQRPRRYVFIEMLPRSATGKILRKELHNC, encoded by the coding sequence TTGAACTTACAAAATTTTTTTGAATTTTCAGTGGAGAGAAATCTTAACCAAACTGCAGTAATTGATCGAAAAAGTAGATTAAATTATTATGAACTTAATGAAAAAGCCAATCGAGTTGCATCGTCATTACAAAAATTAGGGTTAGGAAAGCAAGAACGAGTCATGGTATTATTAAAGAATAGAATTGAAACGGTTGTTTTATTTTGGGCTATCCAAAAGCTTGGTGCGATTTTTACGCCCATCAATTTTCGGTTGTCTCGCGAAGATATCATGTTTTGTATTCAAGATATCGAACCTAAACTCGTTATTTTTGAAGATGCAAGTGAATACTTAATTATGAAGGATATGTTTAAAGAAAGACCCATTTTTATTAGTATTCATACGCATAGTCAACTTGCAGATATAAGTTTATTAGAATTAGAGGAACAAAGCACAAATTCGTATAAACCTGTCCAAATTCGAGAACATGATATTGCAATTATTTACTACACTTCAGGAACAACTGGGGTACCAAAAGGAGTTCCTCGTTCGCATCGCAATGAGTATGCTTCAGCTTTGGCTCATATTGTCCAATGTCAATATCAAATTTTGGATCGAACATTAGGGGTTGCTCCTTTATATCATGTAATTGGTTTACGCTCATTACAGGCTGTAACTGCGTTAAACGGTACTTATATTGCTATGCATGATTTTGATAGTTATGAATCATTACAACTGATTGATAGAGAAAATGTGAGCTGTTTATTTCTTACGCCCACGATGTATCATGATTTAGTTTTTCACCCCTATGCAAAAGAAGTCGATTTTTCGAGTCTTCATACGCTCGCTTATTCTGGGGCGTCGATGTCTAAAGAGTTAATTAAGAAATGTGACGAACTCATACAACCTGAACGGATTGTTAATCAATATGGAAGTACCGAAATTTATACTTTTACGTATTGTCCTGATGTACGGAAAAAGCCAGGTAGCGCGGGAAAACCTGGAATTCATCAAAGTATAAGGCTCATTAATCCAGATCATAAAAGTAGATCATCTACCAAGGTTGTTGCTCAAGGTGAAGTTGGTGAAGTCATTGTAAATATGAAGTCTCCTGAAGCTTTTAAAGGCTATTGGAATCGTCCTGAAATAACAAAGGAGATTATATTTGAAGATTGGTATTACACAGGAGATTTAGGTTTTATTGATGAAGATGGAGATTTAACCGTTATAGGACGAGCAGATGATATGATTATTTCTGGTGGGGAGAATATTTATCCTGAACTGATTGAAAAAATTTTAGTTGAGCATCCAAAAGTGGAGGAAGCTGTTATCGTTGGAGAGGACGATGAACGCTGGGGGCAGAGTGTCGTAGCTTATATTGTACCAACCGATCAGTCGCTCAGCTTTCAAGAGTTGGATCGGTTTTGCAAGTATCATAATCATTTATCTAGTAATCAACGACCACGAAGATATGTATTTATAGAAATGCTTCCAAGAAGTGCAACTGGAAAAATTTTAAGAAAAGAATTACACAACTGTTAA
- the yhbH gene encoding sporulation protein YhbH, with protein MKNNKINYAVSKENWSLHRKGYQDQRRHQEKVQDAIRKNLPDLVSEENIIMSNGREVIKIPIRSLDEYKIRYNYDKNKHVGQGKGDSKVGDVVARDPNASGQQGPGKGQGAGDQAGEDYYEAEVSIMEVQEMLFNELELPNLQRKEQDEIIVEEIEFNDIRRKGLMGNIDKRRTILSAIKRNALEGRPGIVPIYNDDLRFKTWSEKVKPESKAVVLAMMDTSGSMGRWEKYMARSFFFWMTRFLRSKYETVDIEFIAHHTEAKVVSEEDFFSKGESGGTICSSAYRKALELIDGKYDPKRYNIYPFHFSDGDNLTSDNARCLKLVNELMNVSSMFGYGEVNQYSRHSTLMSAYKNIKDESFRYYILKEKADVFHAMKSFFRKEETGVMA; from the coding sequence ATGAAAAACAACAAAATCAATTATGCTGTTTCAAAGGAGAATTGGTCCCTCCACCGTAAAGGATACCAAGATCAGAGAAGGCATCAAGAAAAGGTCCAAGATGCAATTCGTAAAAACCTACCTGACTTAGTAAGTGAAGAGAATATTATCATGTCTAACGGTAGAGAGGTTATTAAAATTCCAATTCGGTCCCTAGATGAATATAAAATTCGTTACAATTACGACAAAAACAAACATGTTGGGCAAGGTAAAGGTGACAGTAAAGTAGGTGACGTAGTAGCAAGGGACCCGAATGCTTCGGGTCAACAAGGTCCAGGAAAAGGGCAAGGTGCGGGAGATCAAGCAGGTGAAGATTACTACGAGGCAGAAGTGTCAATTATGGAAGTCCAGGAAATGTTGTTTAACGAGCTGGAGTTACCGAACTTACAAAGAAAAGAACAAGATGAGATTATCGTAGAGGAAATTGAGTTTAATGACATTCGCAGAAAAGGACTCATGGGTAATATTGACAAGAGAAGGACGATCCTTTCTGCAATCAAAAGAAATGCGTTAGAAGGAAGGCCAGGCATTGTCCCTATATACAATGATGATTTACGTTTTAAAACGTGGAGTGAGAAAGTAAAACCAGAATCTAAAGCAGTAGTTTTAGCGATGATGGATACGAGTGGAAGTATGGGGCGTTGGGAAAAATATATGGCTCGTAGCTTTTTCTTCTGGATGACTCGTTTTCTAAGGTCGAAGTACGAAACCGTCGATATTGAGTTTATAGCTCATCATACTGAAGCTAAAGTTGTTTCTGAAGAAGACTTTTTCTCAAAAGGAGAAAGCGGTGGGACCATTTGTTCATCAGCATATCGAAAAGCGCTTGAACTTATTGATGGAAAATATGATCCAAAACGATATAACATTTATCCGTTCCACTTTTCAGATGGTGACAATTTAACATCAGACAATGCCCGTTGTTTAAAGTTAGTGAATGAATTAATGAATGTTTCGAGTATGTTTGGATATGGTGAGGTAAACCAGTATAGCCGTCATTCCACCTTAATGTCAGCGTATAAAAACATTAAAGATGAGAGTTTTCGTTATTACATCCTAAAGGAAAAAGCGGATGTGTTCCATGCGATGAAGAGTTTCTTTAGGAAAGAGGAAACAGGGGTAATGGCTTAA
- a CDS encoding helix-turn-helix domain-containing protein — protein MAEILIVDDLESRQSVEAILVDSHYDYFTINAVETATKGMHLLRQKQPTILLLDLSLPDEDGLEFGIKALDMYPQLPVVVLTHLKMFEIVQKCINAGFSGYLLKPVAKGDFLAVVGRILTEKNIRKEEQFIENKQMANRIFETDLANPIDTAIKFIEGNYFEAITLKDVSNLVYLSPSHFSRLFKEVTGLNFVEYLMKFRVDQSKLQLKMSMLPIEVIASNNGFSSAAYFSTTFKKIEGLTPSEYRNMFLRLRE, from the coding sequence ATGGCCGAGATTTTAATAGTAGATGATCTAGAGAGTAGGCAATCAGTCGAAGCAATTCTCGTAGACAGTCATTATGACTATTTTACAATTAATGCAGTAGAGACTGCTACAAAAGGAATGCATTTATTAAGACAAAAACAACCGACCATTTTGTTATTAGACCTTTCCCTTCCTGACGAAGATGGCCTAGAGTTTGGGATAAAGGCATTAGACATGTACCCGCAGTTACCTGTTGTTGTTCTCACTCATTTAAAGATGTTTGAAATAGTACAAAAATGTATAAATGCAGGTTTTTCGGGGTATCTCCTAAAACCAGTTGCGAAAGGTGATTTTTTGGCTGTTGTTGGTCGCATTTTAACAGAAAAAAATATCCGTAAAGAGGAACAATTTATAGAAAATAAACAAATGGCTAATCGTATTTTTGAAACAGATCTTGCTAACCCCATTGATACAGCGATAAAATTTATCGAAGGTAATTATTTTGAAGCCATAACATTAAAAGATGTTTCAAACCTCGTTTATTTAAGTCCGTCTCACTTTAGTCGTCTGTTTAAAGAAGTGACAGGTTTAAACTTTGTAGAGTATTTAATGAAATTCCGAGTTGACCAATCTAAACTTCAACTGAAAATGTCGATGCTACCAATTGAAGTTATTGCCAGTAATAACGGTTTTTCAAGTGCGGCTTATTTTTCAACGACATTTAAAAAGATAGAAGGTTTAACTCCGAGTGAATATCGTAATATGTTTTTGAGATTACGTGAATAA